A genomic stretch from Oreochromis aureus strain Israel breed Guangdong linkage group 17, ZZ_aureus, whole genome shotgun sequence includes:
- the mansc1 gene encoding MANSC domain-containing protein 1 — translation MTPPTSGRPSGTLMLFVYAAFTLIVMISLPVSALEPETCFSRQHQSAIVDVRLALNRQTTAMDARVVRTERDCVLACCSEEVKPGAKCNMVVFNGNKHADEENCFLFHCQMEQDCPLTKAQDAINTYDIYKGLLHPTTVRPPPPTTTTTTTTLPPTTPTTAQPTTPKSITTTMPPTTTTMPPTTTTMTTTTTITQPTTTTLPSTTTSTPTPTPTPTPPPIIIIATMAAVTSSPTTPKAPPLSTTSMKKPNKTTKKQNKTSRKGKFHPISITTTQPTHTSTPTTTHTPTPTTTPNTTPTTPTTTPNTSFPVVTMNKEAKYRTTEKLQPNTETTTTTTTTLPTTTTPPTTTLSTTTTITTTTTTTTTPPTTTIPSTTTTNPPPPSTTTPTTTTTTTTTTTTTTEAPTTRATPAATLLIVPKGAAQSDHVLQNSSAARSKGIAAHGAMKSGMVAFVVLVLAILTMALAIGGRKAMESFDRRHYTRLELNDLHYEV, via the exons ATGACCCCTCCCACGTCTGGACGACCCTCGGGGACGCTTATGCTGTTTGTTTACGCTGCCTTCACGCTCATAGTGATGATATCACTTCCCGTGTCAGCACTGGAACCGGAGACGTGTTTCTCCAGGCAGCACCAGAGCGCCATAGTCGACGTCAGGCTAGCGTTAAACAGACAGACAACAGCGATGGATGCCCGGGTGGTCCGCACTGAGCGGGATTGCGTCCTCGCTTGCTGCTCAGAAGAAGTCAAACCAG GTGCCAAATGCAACATGGTGGTTTTCAACGGGAACAAACACGCTGACGAGGAGAACTGCTTCCTGTTCCACTGTCAGATGGAGCAGGACTGTCCTTTAACGAAGGCTCAGGATGCCATCAACACCTATGACATCTATAAAG GTTTACTTCATCCAACCACTGTGAGACCTCCCCCCcctaccaccaccacaaccaccACCACACTGCCACCAACTACGCCAACAACTGCACAACCAACAACCCCAAAAAgtataacaacaacaatgccACCAACCACTACCACAATGCCACCAACCACTACCACAATGACAACAACCACTACCATAACACAACCAACTACCACTACCTTACCATCAACCACAACCTCAACCcctacccccacccccacccccacacctCCACCCATCATCATAATTGCTACAATGGCAGCAGTGACCTCATCACCCACCACTCCAAAAGCACCACCTCTTTCCACCACCTCCATGAAAAAGCCTAACAAAACcaccaaaaagcaaaataaaacctCCAGGAAAGGAAAATTTCATCCTATCAGTATCACCACCACCCAGCCAACTCATACTTCCACCCCCACCACAACCCATACCCctacccccaccaccaccccaaACACCACCCCCACCACCCCCACCACCACTCCAAACACCTCATTTCCTGTTGTAACAATGAACAAGGAGGCCAAATACAGAACTACTGAAAAACTTCAGCCAAACACTGAAACCACCACGACCACGACTACAACACTTCCAACCACCACAACACCTCCAACCACCACACTTTCGACTACCACAACTATCACAActaccacaacaaccacaaccacacCTCCAACCACCACTATTCCTTCAACTACCACCACgaacccccctcctccttcaaCAACCACTCCCACCACTACCACAACAACTACTAcaactaccaccaccaccactgagGCGCCCACCACCAGGGCAACGCCCGCAGCAACTCTTTTAATTGTCCCCAAAGGTGCTGCTCAGTCTGACCACGTCCTCCAGAACTCAAGTGCTGCCAGGAGCAAAGGGATAGCAGCACACGGAGCAATGAAAAGCGGCATGGTGGCATTTGTGGTGCTGGTGCTTGCCATCCTCACAATGGCCCTCGCCATTGGAGGCCGCAAAGCAATGGAGTCCTTCGACAGACGCCACTACACGAGACTGGAACTCAATGATCTGCACTACGAGGTGTGA